The following coding sequences lie in one Silvanigrella aquatica genomic window:
- the oppB gene encoding oligopeptide ABC transporter permease OppB → MVSYTIKRFLGAWPTLIVLITLSFFLMRFAPGGPFSGEKVLSAAVQANLDAKYHLNDPIFIQYLDYLWSLARGDFGPSFKYPDWTVNQLISQGFPVSLWIGGWSMTIALIVGVLVGSLAAFKQNTWIDYVATGMSMTGISIPTFVTAPLFTLLFAVILGWLPAGGWNEGSFSNMVLPVTALALPQIAIISRIMRGSMIEVLRSNYIRTAKAKGIPNRIILFRHAIRPAILPVISYLGPATAGIITGSVVIEQIFSLPGLGSYLVKGALNRDYTLVLGSVILVGALIIAFNFIVDVLYALIDPKIKY, encoded by the coding sequence ATGGTGTCATATACTATAAAAAGATTTCTTGGGGCTTGGCCCACATTAATCGTACTTATCACTCTATCCTTTTTCTTAATGCGCTTTGCTCCTGGCGGACCTTTTTCTGGTGAAAAAGTATTAAGTGCTGCAGTACAAGCAAATCTTGATGCTAAATACCACTTAAATGACCCTATTTTTATTCAATATCTTGATTATCTTTGGTCCCTGGCACGAGGCGACTTTGGCCCTTCATTTAAATACCCCGACTGGACTGTCAACCAACTTATTTCCCAGGGTTTTCCGGTATCCTTATGGATTGGCGGATGGTCTATGACTATCGCTCTTATTGTGGGTGTTCTTGTGGGCTCCCTAGCCGCTTTCAAGCAAAATACCTGGATAGACTATGTCGCCACAGGAATGTCCATGACGGGTATTTCAATTCCGACGTTTGTTACCGCTCCGCTGTTTACATTGCTTTTTGCCGTCATTTTAGGCTGGTTACCTGCGGGGGGATGGAATGAAGGTTCCTTTTCCAACATGGTTTTACCAGTCACAGCTTTAGCTCTGCCTCAAATTGCTATTATTAGCCGCATTATGCGCGGAAGCATGATTGAAGTTTTACGCAGCAACTACATCCGCACAGCAAAGGCAAAAGGCATACCAAACCGTATTATTCTTTTCAGGCATGCCATTCGCCCTGCCATTTTACCTGTTATTTCCTATTTAGGTCCAGCAACAGCAGGCATCATTACGGGTTCCGTAGTTATTGAACAAATTTTTAGCCTGCCTGGTTTAGGGAGTTATTTAGTAAAAGGAGCGTTAAATAGGGATTACACTCTTGTTCTTGGTTCTGTCATTCTCGTGGGAGCACTCATCATTGCATTTAATTTTATCGTTGATGTCCTCTACGCTTTAATAGATCCAAAAATTAAATATTAG
- a CDS encoding peptide ABC transporter substrate-binding protein — MPHLKRLKNTCIIGTTLLSLLTFTMNTHAADVPVGTKLSAKQVLNVGIGAEVPSLDPQKAEDNVSGRVLFDLFEGLLSEGEKGEIMPAIASKWETSKDGLVYTFYIRPNAKFSDGSTITAEDVVFSYRRLADPKTASTYAEIISMIKNATLISQGKAKPEQMGIVALNPSTVQITLEKPTPYFLKLAAFQNLSIVKKANVEKYGDQFTQPGNVVNSGAFKLKYWKIGDKIIAERNPHYWNSSKTVIETVNYFPISDANTELQMFQTGQLDFTYDIPSDKFKDLKKVYGKQLHTNPYLSIYYISLNTKVEPFKNNPKLAQALSMALDRKILSEKVTGRGEIPSYDIVPFGVADYKQQSYAWDKLSPAERLAEAQKLYKEAGYSKEKPLTLNYTYNTNILHKKVAIALASMWEQNLGVKVSLSNKEWKVFLTDRTEGNYVAARDGWIADYNDTSSFLDMFQSKHPQNHPKYTNVKYDNLIKMASLETNKEKRSKLFQEASFLLMNDYPVIPMFTYVTTHLVKQHVGGYSGLNPLDHSYSRNFYIIDSEITASR; from the coding sequence ATGCCTCATTTAAAACGTTTGAAAAATACTTGTATAATTGGAACAACTTTGCTTTCTTTGCTCACATTCACAATGAACACACATGCTGCTGACGTTCCCGTGGGTACAAAACTCTCTGCAAAACAAGTTTTAAACGTTGGTATTGGAGCTGAAGTCCCAAGTCTCGATCCCCAAAAAGCGGAAGATAACGTGAGCGGACGCGTCTTATTCGATCTGTTCGAAGGACTCTTATCTGAAGGTGAAAAAGGCGAAATCATGCCTGCCATTGCTTCAAAATGGGAGACAAGCAAAGATGGCCTCGTTTATACGTTTTATATTCGTCCCAACGCCAAGTTCTCCGATGGCTCAACCATTACAGCCGAAGATGTGGTCTTTTCTTACCGTAGACTTGCCGATCCCAAAACCGCATCCACATATGCTGAAATCATTTCCATGATTAAAAATGCAACACTTATTTCCCAGGGCAAAGCAAAACCAGAACAAATGGGTATTGTTGCCTTAAATCCAAGCACGGTGCAAATTACTCTTGAAAAACCAACTCCCTATTTTTTAAAATTAGCCGCCTTTCAAAATTTAAGTATTGTTAAAAAAGCAAATGTTGAAAAGTATGGTGATCAATTTACACAACCTGGAAACGTTGTTAATAGTGGTGCTTTTAAATTAAAATACTGGAAAATTGGGGATAAAATTATCGCAGAACGAAACCCCCATTATTGGAATAGCAGCAAAACTGTCATTGAAACTGTGAACTATTTCCCAATTAGCGACGCAAATACGGAACTGCAAATGTTCCAAACAGGTCAATTAGATTTCACCTATGACATTCCTTCTGACAAATTTAAGGATTTGAAAAAAGTTTATGGCAAACAACTGCATACAAATCCTTATCTTTCAATCTATTATATTTCATTAAATACAAAAGTAGAACCATTTAAAAATAATCCTAAATTAGCCCAAGCTTTGTCTATGGCTCTTGATAGAAAAATATTATCTGAAAAGGTAACAGGAAGGGGTGAAATACCCTCCTACGATATTGTTCCTTTTGGAGTCGCCGACTACAAACAACAATCCTACGCTTGGGACAAACTATCACCCGCAGAACGCCTTGCGGAAGCTCAAAAATTATACAAAGAAGCGGGCTATTCTAAAGAAAAACCTTTAACATTAAACTATACTTACAATACAAATATTTTACATAAAAAAGTAGCCATTGCTTTAGCGTCAATGTGGGAACAAAATTTAGGTGTAAAAGTCTCGCTGTCAAACAAAGAATGGAAGGTTTTTTTAACCGATAGAACCGAGGGCAATTATGTTGCCGCTCGCGACGGATGGATTGCGGACTACAATGACACCTCTTCATTTTTGGACATGTTTCAATCGAAACATCCACAAAATCATCCCAAATACACCAATGTAAAATATGACAATTTAATTAAAATGGCCTCATTGGAAACAAATAAAGAAAAACGTAGCAAACTCTTCCAAGAAGCATCTTTCTTATTAATGAATGATTATCCCGTTATTCCGATGTTTACTTATGTTACGACTCACTTAGTAAAACAACATGTCGGAGGTTATTCGGGATTAAATCCTCTTGACCACAGCTATTCAAGAAACTTTTATATTATAGATAGCGAAATCACAGCAAGCCGATAA
- the oppC gene encoding oligopeptide ABC transporter permease OppC: MSATPSITKLNKRALIMEQIDKNAEIKGRSLWKDAVRRLSRNKAAVVSLFVLFFITLSVIFAPFLSHFEMQDTDWGSIGLAPSFSNLHFFGTDDLGRDVFARTLYGGRMSLLIGIISSVVSVVIGIAYGATAGFLGGKIDGFMMRIVDIIYSLPFMFFVILLMTFFGRNIFLIFIAIGAVNWLDMARIVRGQTLSLKSKEFIEAAHAGGVNSPTIIWRHIVPNILGIVIVYVTLTIPQVILTESFLSFLGLGVQEPATSWGVLINDGAQNVTVAWWRLVFPASFLVVTLFCFNFIGDGLRDALDPKDR; encoded by the coding sequence ATGTCAGCAACGCCAAGTATCACCAAATTAAATAAAAGAGCGCTTATAATGGAACAAATCGATAAAAATGCGGAAATAAAAGGACGCAGTTTATGGAAAGATGCTGTGCGCAGACTTTCCCGAAACAAGGCTGCCGTTGTCAGTCTTTTCGTCCTTTTCTTTATTACATTATCGGTAATTTTTGCGCCTTTTCTCTCCCATTTTGAAATGCAAGACACAGATTGGGGCTCCATTGGACTCGCGCCGAGTTTTTCCAATCTCCACTTCTTTGGAACCGATGATTTAGGCCGCGATGTTTTCGCGCGCACGCTTTACGGAGGGCGCATGTCTCTCCTTATTGGAATTATTTCAAGTGTCGTCAGTGTTGTTATTGGCATTGCATATGGAGCCACAGCAGGATTTTTAGGTGGCAAAATTGATGGTTTTATGATGCGCATTGTTGATATTATTTATTCCTTACCTTTCATGTTTTTTGTCATTTTATTAATGACATTTTTTGGCAGAAATATCTTTCTCATATTTATTGCCATTGGAGCCGTGAATTGGCTTGATATGGCGCGTATTGTAAGAGGCCAAACTCTAAGCTTAAAAAGCAAAGAATTTATTGAAGCCGCCCACGCTGGTGGCGTGAATTCTCCTACAATTATCTGGCGACATATTGTTCCAAATATTTTAGGCATAGTCATAGTCTATGTTACTTTAACAATTCCTCAAGTTATTTTAACTGAATCATTTTTGAGCTTTTTAGGCTTAGGTGTACAAGAACCTGCAACAAGTTGGGGCGTGTTAATTAATGATGGCGCGCAAAATGTAACAGTGGCATGGTGGCGTCTTGTATTTCCGGCTTCCTTTTTAGTTGTTACTTTGTTCTGTTTTAACTTTATTGGCGACGGCTTACGCGATGCTCTCGATCCCAAAGATCGCTAA